In Leptodesmis sichuanensis A121, the following are encoded in one genomic region:
- a CDS encoding ABC transporter ATP-binding/substrate-binding protein (This model describes the ATP binding subunits of ATP-binding cassette (ABC) transporters for nitrate transport, or for bicarbonate transport, in bacteria and archaea.) produces MTSFVSVDQVDKVFPLAGGNEYVALKGINLDIKKGEFISLIGHSGCGKSTLLNMIAGLDLPTDGVVLLDGENIKRPGPDKMVVFQNYSLLPWMSVRENIALAVDEVMGGLPKAERDQIVQRHIEMVGLQPHADKPPGMLSGGQKQRVAIARALAIRPKLLLLDEPFGALDALTRGNLQEQLMQICEENQVTAVMVTHDVDEAVLLSDRIVMLTNGPGSNIGGILEVDIPRPRKRMDVVKHPSYYSLRSEIIYFLNQQKRVKKIKARKVAVVARHGLEKVNLDIGFVPLTACAPLAVAKEKGFFQKHGLDEVTLVRETSWRGIVDGMVAGYLDAAQMPSGMPVWLTTGGHQDKPLPVVSSLTMTRNGNAITLARKFYDQGIRTAADFKRYLRETPNQRHTLGMVHPSSMHNILLRYWLAAGGIDPDRDVQLKTIPPAQMVADLKAGTIDGFCVGEPWNVRAAIEDIGFTVATDLDIWIGHPGKVLGVREDWANAYPNTHIALVKALMEACHYCADPNNTEEIRQIVAGPDYVSTNPSYIHLTDPVDYRHDPEHPLSGYAHHQFFGEGVNRPSRTETLWTMTQLARWGDTPLPRNWMEIIERVCRVNVFSIAARELGFLDISTFSRGPIQLFDGTVFKADTDPVAYLNALEIKRDFSVAEVIADSRPTPQVA; encoded by the coding sequence ATTGGCCACTCAGGATGCGGCAAATCCACGCTGCTAAATATGATTGCGGGTCTGGATTTACCCACAGATGGAGTCGTGTTGCTGGATGGAGAAAATATCAAGCGTCCCGGCCCAGACAAGATGGTGGTGTTCCAGAACTACTCATTGCTACCCTGGATGAGTGTGCGGGAAAATATTGCCCTGGCGGTTGATGAAGTGATGGGCGGGTTGCCCAAAGCAGAGCGCGATCAGATTGTGCAGCGCCACATTGAAATGGTGGGTTTGCAACCCCACGCCGATAAACCACCGGGGATGCTCTCTGGAGGACAGAAGCAGCGGGTGGCGATCGCCCGTGCCCTGGCGATTCGTCCCAAGTTGTTACTGCTGGATGAACCCTTCGGCGCGTTGGATGCCCTGACTCGCGGAAATTTGCAAGAGCAGTTAATGCAAATCTGCGAAGAGAATCAAGTGACCGCCGTGATGGTGACTCACGATGTGGATGAAGCGGTATTGCTTAGCGATCGCATCGTCATGCTCACCAACGGTCCTGGTTCCAACATCGGCGGCATTCTGGAAGTGGATATTCCCCGTCCCCGGAAACGCATGGATGTGGTCAAGCACCCCAGCTACTACAGCTTACGCAGTGAGATCATCTACTTTCTGAACCAGCAAAAGCGGGTGAAGAAAATTAAGGCTCGCAAGGTGGCTGTGGTGGCGCGACATGGTCTGGAGAAGGTCAACCTGGATATTGGGTTTGTGCCCCTGACTGCCTGTGCGCCTCTCGCCGTAGCGAAGGAGAAAGGGTTCTTCCAAAAGCATGGTCTGGATGAAGTGACTCTGGTGCGGGAAACCAGTTGGCGCGGCATTGTTGATGGGATGGTGGCTGGGTATCTGGATGCGGCTCAAATGCCCTCTGGAATGCCCGTCTGGTTGACAACGGGCGGCCATCAGGACAAACCTTTGCCCGTAGTTTCCAGTCTCACTATGACCCGCAACGGCAACGCTATTACCCTGGCCCGCAAGTTTTATGACCAGGGAATTCGGACAGCGGCAGATTTCAAGCGGTACTTGCGAGAAACTCCCAACCAACGGCATACACTGGGCATGGTTCATCCCTCTTCCATGCACAATATTCTGTTGCGGTATTGGCTGGCAGCAGGGGGAATTGATCCCGATCGCGATGTGCAATTGAAAACGATTCCCCCGGCGCAAATGGTGGCCGACCTGAAAGCGGGCACGATCGACGGCTTTTGTGTGGGCGAACCCTGGAACGTGCGGGCAGCGATCGAGGACATTGGATTCACGGTTGCTACTGACCTGGATATCTGGATCGGCCATCCCGGAAAAGTGCTGGGTGTGCGGGAAGACTGGGCTAACGCCTATCCCAATACTCACATTGCACTGGTGAAAGCATTGATGGAAGCCTGCCATTACTGCGCTGACCCAAACAACACGGAGGAAATTCGCCAGATTGTGGCTGGCCCGGATTATGTCAGCACCAATCCCAGCTACATTCATCTCACGGATCCAGTCGATTATCGACATGATCCAGAGCATCCGCTCAGTGGTTATGCCCATCATCAGTTCTTTGGCGAAGGAGTCAACCGTCCCAGCCGGACTGAAACCCTGTGGACAATGACGCAACTGGCTCGCTGGGGAGATACTCCCTTACCCCGTAACTGGATGGAAATCATTGAACGGGTATGTCGAGTGAATGTGTTTAGTATTGCGGCACGGGAGTTGGGCTTCCTGGATATCTCCACCTTTAGTCGCGGCCCGATTCAATTGTTTGATGGCACTGTGTTTAAGGCAGATACCGATCCAGTGGCTTATCTGAATGCTTTGGAGATTAAACGCGATTTCAGCGTGGCAGAAGTCATCGCTGATTCTCGCCCAACTCCTCAAGTCGCCTGA
- a CDS encoding nitrate ABC transporter ATP-binding protein (This model describes the ATP binding subunits of ATP-binding cassette (ABC) transporters for nitrate transport, or for bicarbonate transport, in bacteria and archaea.) produces MADSYLPLNTGRNDNLTATLTNGTIGMTQAVQPDVRLSRPMSEPGPTSVDPNGFLVIDNVTKVYQTSKGPFTVLDGINLTINEGEFICLIGHSGCGKTTLLNMVSGFNTPSTGEVRLQGKPITKPGPDRMVVFQGYALLPWMTVTENVYLAVDAVFPNKPENEKREIVREHLAMVGLSEAAEKKITQISGGMKQRVSIARALSIRPNLLILDEPFGALDAITKEELQEELLKIWNDKRCTVLMITHDIDEALFLADRLVMMTNGPHAKIGEVMNIPFPRPRDRARIMEDPEYYDLRNYALDFLYNRFAHDDVG; encoded by the coding sequence ATGGCAGATTCCTATCTCCCCCTAAATACGGGACGCAACGATAATCTAACAGCAACTTTAACCAATGGAACGATTGGCATGACGCAAGCAGTTCAACCTGATGTCCGGTTGTCTCGCCCTATGAGCGAACCCGGCCCCACCAGCGTAGACCCGAATGGGTTTCTGGTGATTGATAATGTCACAAAGGTCTATCAAACCTCAAAAGGGCCTTTTACCGTACTGGATGGCATTAACTTAACCATTAATGAAGGTGAGTTTATTTGTTTGATTGGTCACTCCGGTTGTGGCAAAACCACCTTGCTCAACATGGTTTCCGGCTTCAACACTCCTTCAACGGGGGAAGTTCGCCTGCAGGGTAAGCCAATCACCAAACCCGGCCCCGATCGCATGGTCGTGTTTCAAGGCTATGCCCTATTGCCCTGGATGACCGTGACGGAAAACGTTTACCTGGCCGTTGATGCGGTATTTCCCAACAAACCCGAAAATGAAAAACGGGAAATTGTGCGGGAACACCTGGCAATGGTGGGGTTAAGCGAAGCCGCGGAAAAGAAAATTACCCAGATTTCCGGGGGGATGAAGCAACGGGTGTCGATCGCTCGTGCCCTCTCCATTCGCCCAAATTTGTTGATTTTGGACGAACCCTTTGGAGCGCTGGATGCAATCACTAAGGAAGAGTTGCAGGAAGAGTTGCTGAAAATCTGGAATGATAAGCGCTGTACCGTCTTGATGATTACTCACGATATCGATGAAGCGCTGTTCCTGGCCGATCGCCTGGTAATGATGACGAATGGCCCCCACGCCAAGATCGGAGAAGTGATGAATATTCCCTTCCCCCGTCCCCGCGATCGTGCCCGGATTATGGAAGATCCAGAGTACTACGATCTGCGGAACTATGCCCTCGACTTCCTGTACAACCGCTTCGCCCATGATGATGTGGGTTAG